In Candidatus Babeliales bacterium, the following proteins share a genomic window:
- the uppS gene encoding polyprenyl diphosphate synthase: protein MNHLAIIMDGNRRWARSKGLGSLVGHSNGFEAAKRAVEFCLKKKIPYLSLYTFSIENFKRSEHERSYLFDLLASKAPQLIDDFLKYGVRARFIGDRSLFPAHLLATIENLELQTNQGHNLQVNFLFCYGARQEIVHGVKSIIQKIKNGELSENDITDETLNNSLWTAGIPEPDMIIRTGGTKRISNFLLYQAAYSEFYFLDCLWPEITEDHLQAACLNFEECKRNFGT, encoded by the coding sequence ATGAATCATTTGGCAATAATTATGGATGGTAATCGACGCTGGGCGCGATCAAAAGGTTTGGGCTCGCTGGTTGGGCACTCGAACGGTTTTGAGGCGGCAAAGCGGGCGGTCGAATTTTGTTTAAAGAAGAAAATTCCCTATCTTTCGCTTTATACCTTTTCTATTGAAAATTTTAAACGATCTGAACATGAACGAAGTTATCTTTTTGATTTGCTTGCTTCAAAAGCTCCTCAACTGATCGACGATTTTCTTAAATATGGCGTGCGGGCTCGATTTATTGGGGATCGATCACTTTTTCCGGCGCATTTGCTTGCAACAATTGAAAATCTTGAATTGCAAACAAATCAAGGGCACAACCTGCAGGTAAATTTTCTTTTTTGTTATGGTGCGCGCCAAGAAATTGTTCACGGCGTTAAATCTATAATTCAGAAAATAAAGAACGGTGAACTTTCTGAAAACGATATTACGGATGAAACGCTTAATAATTCATTGTGGACCGCTGGAATTCCTGAGCCCGATATGATTATTCGAACTGGCGGCACGAAACGAATTAGTAATTTTCTTCTCTATCAAGCAGCTTATAGCGAATTTTATTTCCTCGATTGTTTATGGCCAGAAATTACCGAAGATCATTTGCAAGCTGCGTGCTTAAATTTTGAAGAATGCAAAAGGAATTTTGGTACATGA
- a CDS encoding LOG family protein, with amino-acid sequence MKNKRVPVVASRWITSPMFWYGWLKVIRMPQPIVTIFGGKEMHKKDEPYGQAFKCGSLLAIRDFSLLTGGGPGIMEASLCGFQKEKDKKGSALGIGVRGVDDHFHLACDANFVAMPSFAARKWLLIRYSAAFIIFPGGIGTLDELADTLNTIKFSIIPRVPVILIGTHYWKPLVAWYSQGCNQSYIRSDLADVLTITDDVREAVDLIYDTRFKI; translated from the coding sequence GTGAAAAATAAAAGAGTTCCTGTTGTCGCTTCGCGTTGGATTACAAGTCCGATGTTTTGGTACGGATGGTTGAAAGTCATACGCATGCCGCAGCCTATTGTAACGATATTTGGCGGTAAGGAAATGCATAAGAAAGATGAACCTTATGGGCAAGCGTTCAAATGCGGATCTCTTTTGGCAATTCGTGATTTTTCATTATTAACTGGTGGGGGTCCGGGAATCATGGAGGCGTCGCTTTGTGGTTTTCAAAAGGAAAAAGATAAAAAAGGGAGTGCGCTTGGCATCGGTGTTCGGGGCGTAGATGATCATTTTCATTTAGCCTGCGATGCAAACTTTGTGGCTATGCCTTCATTTGCCGCACGCAAATGGCTGCTCATTCGATATTCGGCCGCTTTTATTATTTTTCCTGGTGGCATAGGCACTTTGGATGAGCTTGCTGATACATTAAATACTATTAAATTTTCAATTATACCGCGCGTGCCGGTTATTCTTATTGGCACCCACTACTGGAAGCCTTTGGTAGCTTGGTACAGCCAGGGGTGTAATCAGTCGTACATTCGTTCAGATTTGGCCGATGTGCTGACGATTACAGACGATGTGCGCGAAGCAGTTGACCTCATTTACGATACACGTTTCAAGATATGA
- a CDS encoding transglycosylase domain-containing protein gives MGMLFGCFVFIAAYPWIDVSALHRDSALRPSIILDDEGIEWARFQVDRKEPITISAVPEHVIQAFIAAEDRSFFKHTGISCRGIIRSLFVNLYHRKKIQGASTITQQLVRMLYFDPEKTFIRKIKEQIVSLMLEQQLSKHQILELYLNNVYFGCGIYGIQAASQRFWNCSVQDVTIDQAAVLASIMKSPGHYCPLLFPLSCQERRNVVLHAMFQCEFITRGDYENLIKKPLELAKPTTFHAPHAKEWIRAFAEQVIGRDQLYKGGLIIQSTINLQIQKAAEQEFEKKISQLRLKMMPEIDGSLIVMESATGKIKALVGGYSFAASKFDRAHAAHRQFGSILKPLVFAAAVEKGIRFDEVEVDEPIEIPSGNTVWKPENFSNQFDGPMTLAYALSHSNNIVTIKTLLRIGAARVAQLARDCQIKCQIHEYPSLALGCIDGTLKEAVGMFNIFSQHGAYVEPHLISWVKDQWGAKIWKAQPIKKQIISSVVSGQVAHVLGLSIERLKRRYPDLLQTEAIGKTGTENTCRTCWFIGSTPTHTTGVYIGCDDNRSLGRYIFGSATAFPLWLSMQKHLPCTQKKFTYDPSLKSIIIDEKTGNRCAMSDSGATRILVAD, from the coding sequence ATGGGAATGCTCTTTGGATGTTTTGTTTTTATTGCAGCGTATCCTTGGATCGATGTCTCGGCCTTACATCGGGATAGTGCCCTTCGGCCCTCAATTATTCTAGATGATGAGGGCATTGAATGGGCACGTTTTCAAGTAGACCGCAAAGAACCAATAACGATTTCAGCAGTCCCTGAACATGTGATTCAAGCGTTTATTGCGGCTGAAGATCGTTCTTTTTTTAAACATACGGGCATTTCTTGCCGCGGCATTATTCGTTCTTTATTTGTTAATCTTTATCACAGAAAAAAAATACAGGGCGCGAGCACCATCACGCAGCAACTAGTGCGAATGCTTTATTTTGATCCGGAAAAAACATTTATTCGTAAAATTAAAGAGCAAATTGTTTCGCTTATGCTCGAACAGCAACTCAGCAAACATCAGATTCTAGAACTATATTTAAATAATGTTTATTTTGGCTGTGGAATTTACGGCATTCAAGCAGCAAGTCAACGTTTTTGGAATTGTTCAGTGCAAGATGTAACGATAGATCAAGCTGCAGTTCTTGCGTCAATTATGAAATCGCCGGGGCATTATTGTCCACTCTTATTTCCACTTTCGTGCCAAGAACGCAGAAATGTTGTTTTGCACGCGATGTTTCAATGCGAATTCATCACTAGAGGTGATTACGAAAATTTGATAAAGAAACCGCTTGAATTGGCAAAACCAACAACTTTCCATGCGCCCCATGCAAAAGAATGGATTCGTGCATTTGCCGAGCAGGTAATTGGGCGCGATCAACTTTATAAAGGTGGTTTGATTATTCAATCGACGATAAATCTGCAAATACAAAAGGCAGCAGAGCAAGAATTTGAAAAAAAAATTAGCCAATTGCGTCTTAAGATGATGCCAGAAATAGACGGAAGTCTTATCGTCATGGAGAGTGCAACTGGGAAAATAAAAGCGTTGGTTGGAGGCTATAGTTTTGCGGCATCGAAATTTGATCGCGCACATGCAGCGCATCGCCAATTCGGTTCGATTTTAAAACCTTTGGTGTTTGCTGCGGCGGTTGAAAAGGGAATTCGATTTGATGAAGTTGAAGTTGATGAGCCGATAGAAATTCCTTCGGGAAATACCGTTTGGAAGCCAGAAAATTTTTCGAATCAATTTGATGGCCCGATGACGCTTGCGTATGCGCTTTCGCATTCGAATAACATCGTGACTATCAAAACATTATTGCGCATCGGCGCAGCGCGCGTCGCTCAGCTTGCGCGCGATTGCCAAATAAAATGTCAAATTCATGAATACCCTTCTCTTGCGCTTGGTTGTATTGACGGTACGCTCAAAGAAGCGGTAGGAATGTTCAATATTTTTTCTCAACATGGGGCGTATGTAGAACCGCACCTCATTTCGTGGGTAAAGGATCAATGGGGCGCTAAAATATGGAAAGCGCAGCCAATAAAAAAACAGATCATCTCATCCGTGGTAAGCGGACAAGTTGCGCACGTTCTTGGCTTGAGCATCGAGCGCTTAAAAAGAAGGTACCCTGATTTATTGCAAACTGAAGCGATTGGAAAAACTGGAACAGAAAATACGTGCCGCACCTGCTGGTTTATTGGCTCAACGCCAACGCATACGACCGGCGTTTATATTGGCTGCGATGATAATCGATCGTTGGGAAGATATATTTTTGGGTCCGCTACTGCTTTTCCTCTGTGGTTATCTATGCAGAAGCACCTTCCATGCACGCAGAAAAAATTCACCTACGATCCTTCTTTAAAATCTATAATCATCGATGAAAAAACAGGAAATCGTTGTGCAATGAGCGATTCTGGCGCAACCCGAATTTTAGTTGCTGATTAA
- a CDS encoding HAD family phosphatase, whose product MINRYKAVIFDLDGTIVDTEHIWKRATKELLNHRGIAVSSEIELLLQEKLNGLALNQSCTFLKNHFDLPDALAVLTEEKALRANQLYVHEVRFVQGFLSFHGDVIKHNLKTGVATNAHDETVAITDRALGLSKLFGEHIYPISRVSNKGKPDPAIYLHAAEKLGMSPKDCIAIEDSAHGLAAAKSAGMFCIGINTAKRRSQLEQAHHIIEGYEELSLPHILKRVS is encoded by the coding sequence ATGATAAATCGGTATAAAGCCGTCATCTTTGATTTAGATGGCACAATCGTTGATACCGAACATATTTGGAAACGAGCAACTAAGGAATTGCTCAACCATCGCGGCATTGCGGTTTCATCAGAAATCGAGCTTTTGCTGCAAGAAAAATTGAACGGCCTCGCACTCAATCAAAGTTGTACTTTTTTAAAGAACCATTTTGATTTACCTGATGCGCTCGCAGTACTTACGGAAGAAAAAGCGCTACGCGCAAACCAATTGTATGTGCACGAAGTGCGGTTCGTTCAAGGATTTTTAAGTTTTCACGGTGACGTGATTAAACATAATCTAAAGACGGGCGTGGCGACTAATGCACACGACGAAACGGTAGCGATCACCGATCGAGCGCTTGGCCTTTCGAAACTTTTTGGTGAACATATTTATCCAATATCGCGCGTCAGTAACAAAGGAAAACCTGATCCAGCGATCTATTTGCATGCGGCCGAAAAACTCGGGATGAGCCCGAAAGACTGCATCGCTATTGAGGATTCGGCGCACGGTTTGGCGGCAGCAAAAAGTGCCGGGATGTTCTGCATCGGTATAAATACAGCAAAACGCAGGTCACAACTTGAGCAAGCACATCATATTATTGAAGGATACGAAGAACTTAGTTTGCCTCATATCTTGAAACGTGTATCGTAA
- a CDS encoding PASTA domain-containing protein has translation MKINSFFWIIPFLSFMAGYCILYVRYAQQQIPVPALIGTTIHSASLILAENQLNLRVLARKEDNDLPEGTIVNQTPQAGQLTRLNQPVFCVVSKQSTLMQTPDCIGKSMYEIDQLAKKNSLLLTIYEIPSLQPAGSCIGQIPAANTDLTNRKLMVYSTAPVNKEFIFPDIRGKRIADLISFIEENNFKVEIIHDREKAFAHDCSKCIVREQRPLSGTIMNQKSYIPVQLLVE, from the coding sequence TTGAAAATTAACTCTTTCTTTTGGATAATTCCCTTCTTAAGTTTTATGGCTGGTTATTGCATTCTTTATGTTCGCTATGCTCAACAACAAATACCAGTTCCAGCACTTATTGGTACCACTATTCATAGTGCATCGCTTATTCTTGCTGAAAATCAACTTAATTTGCGTGTTTTGGCACGAAAAGAGGACAACGATTTACCCGAAGGAACAATCGTAAATCAAACGCCTCAAGCTGGCCAATTGACCCGTCTTAACCAACCTGTTTTTTGCGTTGTCTCAAAACAATCAACGCTCATGCAAACACCTGATTGCATTGGAAAATCTATGTATGAAATTGATCAACTCGCAAAGAAAAATTCATTGTTATTGACCATCTATGAAATTCCTAGTTTGCAACCAGCGGGTTCATGCATCGGCCAAATTCCTGCAGCAAATACCGATTTAACAAACCGAAAACTAATGGTATATAGTACGGCACCCGTAAACAAAGAATTTATTTTCCCCGATATCAGGGGCAAAAGAATTGCTGATCTTATTTCCTTTATCGAGGAAAATAATTTCAAAGTAGAAATCATCCACGATCGTGAGAAAGCCTTTGCACACGATTGTTCAAAATGCATCGTTCGCGAACAGCGCCCTCTTTCTGGCACAATTATGAATCAAAAAAGCTATATTCCGGTTCAGCTCTTGGTTGAATAA
- a CDS encoding TIGR00730 family Rossman fold protein, giving the protein MFAGLKRFLYTYGVLLKGSLRTTFQLIYGVWKISKLPQPIVTVFGGSRLEQDTIYARQAHLLAHKLVELGISVITGGGPGIMQAATCGARAEIPDSSRARTLGVLVSGLSDSEPLNECVMDDYVVTDYFFARKYLLINYSVAFAVFPGGFGTLEELTEILTLMETKKLSVAPVVLIGTEYWKPFLCWLKDYSLRENLIRQEQLNYIRVTDDLDEAVKLLQHACQECADLLKKK; this is encoded by the coding sequence ATGTTTGCAGGGCTTAAACGTTTTTTGTATACCTACGGCGTCTTGCTCAAGGGATCTCTTCGAACAACCTTTCAACTTATCTATGGGGTCTGGAAAATATCAAAATTACCGCAACCTATTGTCACCGTTTTCGGGGGATCTCGCCTTGAGCAAGATACGATCTATGCACGCCAAGCGCATCTCCTAGCACATAAATTAGTCGAGCTTGGAATATCGGTTATTACAGGAGGCGGACCAGGTATTATGCAAGCAGCGACCTGCGGCGCTCGCGCAGAAATTCCAGATTCTTCACGCGCTAGAACGCTCGGGGTACTCGTTAGTGGCTTGTCCGATTCTGAGCCGTTGAATGAGTGCGTGATGGACGATTATGTTGTGACTGACTATTTTTTTGCGCGTAAATATTTATTAATTAATTACTCGGTCGCATTTGCAGTTTTTCCCGGGGGATTTGGAACGTTGGAAGAATTAACTGAAATATTAACATTAATGGAGACAAAAAAATTATCTGTAGCTCCCGTTGTTCTCATCGGTACAGAATATTGGAAACCATTTTTATGTTGGCTCAAAGATTATAGCCTCAGAGAGAATTTGATTAGGCAGGAGCAGCTTAATTATATTAGGGTGACCGATGATCTTGATGAAGCTGTTAAGCTTTTGCAGCATGCATGCCAAGAATGTGCGGATTTGCTGAAAAAGAAATAG
- a CDS encoding FAD-dependent oxidoreductase, whose product MKKLIKIALLNSFFFITTLSHAVDFQPLWTIVGAGPAGLAVVGLLIDLGVDPDKIAWIDPEFDVGRLGQYYYTVPGNATTKMYIDYLSACNTFQECAPEALDELKKLELTAAYPLHVIIDPLRKITECLKSKVHAIHGKIKSLHFDNETWHVATETSHFESRYVVLATGSHPKELDYPVEHKISLDLALNKSFLAQHVHSTDTVAVVGSAHSAMLILKFLSELPVGRIVNFYKNPLVYVIDHGTWVEHQQAGLKGTTAEWAKNVLEKNPPANLVRIFNTPESLNAWLPICNKIIYAVGYEPNQLPPINGKTELIYDDISGIIAPRLFGIGIAFPEKYAYPDGSTEYRVGLRFFMEYAQRVVPEWMTKKAVMSRFASFESLFMIDVL is encoded by the coding sequence ATGAAAAAACTGATAAAAATCGCGCTATTAAATTCATTTTTTTTTATAACTACGTTATCCCATGCGGTGGATTTTCAGCCTCTTTGGACTATCGTGGGTGCAGGACCAGCAGGCCTTGCGGTAGTTGGATTGCTTATTGATTTGGGGGTTGATCCTGATAAGATTGCTTGGATCGATCCTGAATTTGATGTAGGCCGACTTGGCCAATATTATTACACGGTACCTGGAAACGCTACAACAAAGATGTACATCGACTATTTGAGTGCATGCAATACATTTCAGGAATGCGCGCCCGAAGCACTTGATGAGTTGAAAAAGCTTGAATTAACAGCTGCGTACCCGCTGCACGTTATTATTGATCCTTTGAGGAAAATTACCGAATGTTTGAAATCAAAAGTTCACGCAATACATGGGAAAATAAAATCGCTTCATTTTGATAATGAAACGTGGCATGTAGCTACCGAAACGAGTCACTTTGAATCCCGTTATGTTGTGCTTGCTACCGGTTCGCATCCTAAAGAGCTCGACTATCCTGTTGAGCATAAAATTTCATTGGATCTTGCGCTTAACAAATCGTTTTTGGCACAGCATGTACACAGCACAGACACGGTGGCAGTAGTTGGCAGTGCTCACTCGGCTATGCTCATTCTGAAATTTCTGTCTGAGTTGCCGGTTGGAAGAATCGTGAATTTTTATAAAAATCCGCTCGTTTATGTTATCGATCATGGTACATGGGTTGAGCATCAGCAAGCTGGGTTGAAAGGAACAACCGCAGAGTGGGCAAAAAATGTTCTGGAAAAAAATCCGCCAGCTAATTTAGTACGAATTTTTAATACGCCAGAGTCTCTTAATGCTTGGTTACCGATCTGCAATAAGATCATCTATGCTGTTGGTTACGAACCGAATCAATTGCCTCCTATCAACGGTAAAACAGAACTCATTTATGATGATATATCGGGAATCATAGCACCGCGCTTATTTGGAATAGGTATCGCATTTCCGGAAAAATATGCTTATCCAGATGGAAGCACCGAATATCGAGTCGGGTTACGTTTTTTTATGGAATATGCGCAGCGTGTTGTTCCTGAATGGATGACCAAAAAAGCGGTGATGAGCAGATTCGCTTCGTTTGAATCATTATTCATGATCGATGTACTCTAG
- a CDS encoding NAD(P)H-dependent glycerol-3-phosphate dehydrogenase produces the protein MKHVAVLGEGAWGTAIATLLAQNGFTVHLWCYHKEVAQEIRTKKTNSRYLPGILLSDFIIPTTDLAELFNKSSIIFEAVPVQYLRSTLENCKKYLRSDQKWIVLSKGIENKTLLLPTQMLDDVLGPVAHKAVLVGPSFAGDVATEQITAVTLATTDCDFGLELQKMLSNDFFRPYLSLDLIGVQIGGALKNVIALAIGMLDGAGYSDNVKSFILTRGLHEMMLICQLRGGRPETVFGLSGVGDLVLTAMGERSRNREVGKRIGSGQTIQRILEQTGYIPEGVNTAASINQLIEEFSLDLPVCKGVYQIIIGTKKIDDLLNELMKRPLEQECVIKN, from the coding sequence ATGAAGCATGTAGCAGTTCTTGGTGAGGGAGCATGGGGAACAGCAATCGCAACATTGCTTGCCCAAAATGGATTCACTGTTCATTTGTGGTGCTATCATAAAGAAGTTGCTCAGGAAATTCGGACAAAAAAAACTAATTCACGTTACTTGCCTGGTATTTTGCTTTCAGATTTTATTATTCCAACAACAGATTTAGCAGAATTATTTAATAAGTCTTCGATCATATTTGAAGCAGTTCCGGTGCAGTATTTGCGTTCAACATTGGAAAATTGCAAAAAATACCTGCGATCAGATCAAAAATGGATTGTTCTTTCTAAGGGTATTGAAAACAAAACATTATTATTGCCAACCCAAATGCTGGATGACGTCTTAGGACCGGTTGCACATAAAGCTGTACTCGTTGGCCCCAGTTTTGCCGGGGATGTTGCTACTGAGCAAATAACAGCAGTAACGCTCGCTACCACCGATTGTGATTTTGGTTTAGAATTGCAAAAAATGTTGAGCAACGATTTTTTTAGGCCCTATTTATCGCTCGATCTTATTGGTGTACAAATTGGCGGCGCACTCAAAAATGTTATTGCACTTGCAATCGGCATGCTTGATGGAGCAGGTTACTCAGATAACGTAAAATCTTTTATTCTTACGCGCGGATTGCATGAAATGATGCTCATTTGTCAGTTGCGTGGCGGAAGGCCTGAAACAGTATTTGGACTTTCTGGCGTTGGTGATTTAGTTCTTACCGCAATGGGAGAGCGTAGCCGCAATCGCGAAGTTGGAAAACGAATCGGCAGTGGGCAAACAATTCAGCGCATTCTTGAACAAACAGGATACATTCCCGAAGGTGTGAACACCGCTGCTTCGATTAATCAACTCATTGAAGAGTTTTCTTTGGATTTGCCAGTATGTAAAGGCGTGTATCAGATAATTATCGGAACAAAAAAAATCGATGATTTACTAAATGAGCTCATGAAAAGACCGCTCGAGCAAGAGTGCGTTATTAAAAATTAA
- a CDS encoding TVP38/TMEM64 family protein yields MIISKQKKITLLLLLLLMSFSVYFAQHSSYLSFACFNEVKEELLLHVQNSQTKASIIYILLYIVVTVLTPSAAMFALAGGFLFGVLKATAFIIIGATVSGSLAFFATRYLLGEQVQRSYSAQLKKFNDELKQYGSYYFLMVRIIPIFPFFLINIIAGLTTISFSTFAWTTALGIIPGTMIYTYAGRQLCTINSPRDILSPHLFAALFCLGLLALVPVLLKKRKNLR; encoded by the coding sequence ATGATCATTTCAAAACAAAAAAAAATTACTCTTCTTCTTCTTCTCCTTTTGATGAGCTTTTCAGTCTACTTTGCACAACATTCATCCTATTTAAGTTTTGCATGTTTTAATGAAGTCAAAGAAGAGCTTCTATTACATGTACAAAATAGCCAAACCAAAGCAAGCATCATCTATATATTGCTTTATATTGTGGTTACGGTTCTCACGCCCAGCGCTGCCATGTTTGCTCTTGCCGGTGGTTTTTTATTCGGGGTTTTAAAAGCAACAGCTTTTATTATTATTGGCGCAACCGTAAGCGGATCTCTCGCATTTTTTGCAACACGCTATCTATTGGGAGAGCAGGTGCAAAGAAGCTATTCTGCTCAGCTAAAAAAATTTAATGATGAATTAAAACAATACGGGAGCTACTACTTTCTGATGGTGCGCATTATTCCTATTTTTCCATTTTTCTTGATTAATATCATTGCTGGTCTTACAACGATTTCATTCAGCACCTTTGCATGGACGACCGCTCTCGGTATTATTCCTGGAACAATGATTTATACCTATGCTGGGCGCCAACTGTGCACTATAAACTCACCGCGTGATATTTTATCGCCACATCTTTTTGCAGCGCTTTTTTGCTTAGGTTTACTAGCTTTAGTTCCTGTGCTTCTTAAAAAGCGGAAAAATTTACGCTAG